A window from Melitaea cinxia chromosome 5, ilMelCinx1.1, whole genome shotgun sequence encodes these proteins:
- the LOC123653917 gene encoding uncharacterized protein LOC123653917, giving the protein MKSFYLLNRICRVSINNVNIYSHKKPTLFHVRRSATVISSNYSKLTPLVINIRHLGLGPTSKDFEEPTQFTGPVTKAHATELILRLNDDERKLLFTALQEYESTRIKDEFEDKLGGQRWRSKFGRPSKVPTLGDVDPTGSYCPVPEDWLKKKYAANVPRPTTKELLHLSLANSIPFIGFGFLDNFIMIIAGDSIESSMSAYITLSTMAAAALGNTFSDVIGIGSSYYVERAAALLGFGAPRLAPVQLDMPVSRRFANMGRVLGITLGCFLGMTPLLFKDDEKKSEAK; this is encoded by the exons atgaaatcattttatttactgaACAGGATTTGTAGGGTTTCAATAAATAATGTCAATATTTACTCTCATAAAAAACCTACTTTGTTTCACGTGAGACGCAGTGCGACAGTGATATCTTCAAATTATAGCAAATTGACCCcccttgttataaatattcgACATTTAGGTTTAGGCCCTACGTCGAAGGATTTCGAGGAACCGACTCAATTTACGGGTCCAGTAACAAAAGCGCACGCAACAGAACTTATCCTTCGACTGAACGATGACGAAAGAAAATTGTTATTCACCGCATTACAAGAGTACGAATCTACAAGGATCAAAGACGAATTCGaag ACAAATTGGGTGGACAGAGATGGAGGAGTAAGTTTGGGCGGCCTAGCAAGGTGCCCACATTAGGAGATGTCGACCCCACCGGGTCATATTGTCCTGTTCCTGAAGATTGGTTGAAGAAGAAATATG CTGCAAATGTTCCAAGACCCACAACAAAAGAATTATTACACT TGTCACTCGCTAACTCTATACCATTCATTGGTTTTGGATTCTTGGATAATTTCATCATGATAATTGCT GGTGACAGTATAGAGAGCAGCATGAGCGCGTACATCACACTGTCGACGATGGCGGCCGCGGCGCTAGGCAACACGTTCAGCGACGTCATCGGCATCGGCTCCTCCTACTACGTGGAgcgcgccgccgcgctgctggggTTCGGTGCGCCGCGCCTGGCGCCCGTGCAGCTCGACATGCCCGTCAGCCGCCGCTTCGCTAACATG GGTCGGGTGCTGGGCATCACTCTCGGGTGTTTCCTAGGGATGACGCCACTACTCTTCAAGGATGACGAGAAGAAATCTGAAGCCAAGTAA